Proteins encoded by one window of Azospirillum thiophilum:
- a CDS encoding CaiB/BaiF CoA transferase family protein encodes MPEAPTPTPTPTPTLPLAGIRVVEFSHMVMGPSCGMILGDLGADVIKVEPVGGDKTRALPGAAAGFFRTFNRNKTSLAVDLNDPEGLAAVHRLVDTADVVLENFRPGMMARYGLDHASLAVKNPRIICLSLKGFLPGPYEKRTALDEVVQMMAGLAYMTGPTGRPLRAGSSVNDIMGGMFGVIGILAALRIRDATGRGQEIQSGLFETCVLLSAQHMQQFAVTGEAPPPFPERIAAFSIYDTFEVKDGEQIFLGAVSDMQWRTFCTAFGFDDLLADPRLDGNTRRCLARDWMLPEIRRRLAAYSKAEIADLFERNGLPYAPINRPEELFDDPHLTASGGLVPIVTETGGETRVPLLPLMLDGRRLGPRMALPPVGAQSAALLAELGYSAADIDRLAAAGVIAAPAAGQDAEAERLAS; translated from the coding sequence ATGCCTGAGGCCCCCACTCCCACCCCCACTCCCACCCCCACCCTGCCGCTGGCCGGCATCCGCGTCGTCGAATTCTCCCACATGGTGATGGGGCCGAGCTGCGGCATGATCCTGGGCGATCTCGGCGCCGACGTCATCAAGGTGGAGCCGGTGGGCGGCGACAAGACGCGCGCCCTGCCGGGGGCCGCCGCCGGCTTCTTCCGCACCTTCAACCGCAACAAGACGTCGCTGGCCGTCGACCTCAACGATCCCGAGGGGCTGGCCGCCGTCCACCGGCTGGTCGATACCGCCGACGTGGTGCTGGAGAATTTCCGCCCCGGCATGATGGCGCGCTACGGGCTCGACCATGCCAGCCTCGCGGTGAAGAACCCGCGCATCATCTGCCTGTCGCTGAAGGGCTTCCTGCCCGGCCCCTACGAGAAGCGCACCGCGCTGGACGAGGTGGTGCAGATGATGGCCGGGCTGGCCTACATGACCGGCCCCACCGGCCGGCCGCTGCGCGCCGGCAGTTCGGTCAACGACATCATGGGCGGCATGTTCGGGGTGATCGGCATCCTGGCGGCGCTGCGCATCCGCGACGCCACCGGCCGCGGCCAGGAGATCCAGTCCGGCCTGTTCGAGACCTGCGTCCTGCTGTCGGCCCAGCACATGCAGCAGTTCGCCGTGACCGGCGAGGCGCCGCCGCCCTTCCCCGAGCGCATCGCCGCCTTCAGCATCTATGACACCTTCGAGGTGAAGGACGGCGAGCAGATCTTCCTGGGCGCGGTCAGCGACATGCAGTGGCGGACCTTCTGCACCGCCTTCGGCTTCGACGACCTGCTGGCCGACCCGCGGCTGGACGGCAACACCAGGCGCTGCCTCGCCCGCGACTGGATGCTGCCGGAGATCCGCCGCCGGCTGGCCGCCTACAGCAAGGCCGAGATCGCGGATCTGTTCGAGCGCAACGGCCTGCCCTACGCCCCGATCAACCGGCCGGAGGAGCTGTTCGACGATCCCCACCTGACGGCGAGCGGCGGCCTCGTCCCCATCGTCACCGAGACGGGCGGCGAGACGCGGGTGCCGCTGTTGCCGCTGATGCTGGACGGCCGGCGGCTGGGGCCGCGGATGGCGCTGCCGCCGGTCGGTGCGCAGAGCGCGGCGCTGCTGGCCGAACTGGGCTACAGTGCGGCGGACATCGACCGTCTGGCGGCGGCCGGCGTGATCGCCGCCCCAGCCGCGGGCCAGGATGCGGAGGCCGAACGGCTCGCCTCCTGA
- a CDS encoding TetR/AcrR family transcriptional regulator has protein sequence MSNLSTRADDILRCARSLIARGGYNSFSYADISKVVGIRTASIHHHFPGKADLVRTLVAQYREEAAAGIAQLEQAVPDPYDRLRAYLGYWEGCFATMEDPFCVCALLAGESPVLPEEVAVEVRAHFRMLSDWLASVLGEGAAQGRLRLAGTAKGDAELLMAAVHGAMLAARAYGDPAAFGAVTRPLLERIAV, from the coding sequence ATGAGCAACCTGTCGACCCGAGCCGATGACATTCTCCGCTGTGCGCGGTCCCTGATCGCCAGGGGCGGCTACAACAGCTTCAGCTATGCCGACATCTCCAAAGTCGTCGGCATCCGTACCGCCAGCATCCATCATCATTTTCCCGGCAAGGCGGATCTGGTCCGCACCCTCGTCGCGCAGTATCGCGAAGAGGCGGCGGCGGGGATCGCCCAGCTGGAACAGGCCGTCCCCGATCCGTATGACCGGCTTCGCGCCTATCTCGGCTATTGGGAGGGGTGTTTCGCCACCATGGAGGATCCGTTCTGCGTCTGCGCGCTGCTCGCGGGCGAGAGTCCGGTCCTTCCGGAAGAGGTCGCCGTCGAGGTCCGGGCGCATTTCCGGATGCTGTCGGACTGGCTCGCCTCGGTCCTGGGCGAGGGCGCGGCGCAGGGCCGGCTCCGGCTGGCCGGAACCGCGAAGGGCGACGCCGAGCTGCTGATGGCTGCCGTGCATGGCGCGATGCTGGCGGCCCGCGCCTATGGCGATCCCGCGGCCTTCGGTGCCGTAACCCGTCCCCTGCTGGAGCGCATCGCCGTCTGA
- the fmdA gene encoding formamidase, whose protein sequence is MADTLIKADLSQSPYENDMIHNRWHPDIPMAVTVKPGDDFILECYDWTGGQIKNDDDAADVRDVDLSQVHFLSGPVGVEGAEPGDLLVVDLLDIGAFPQQQWGFNGFFSKQNGGGFLTEHFPLAQKSIWDFEGMFTKSRHIPGVRFAGLIHPGLIGCLPSHDLLAKWNKREQALIDTNPTRVPGLANPPYAPTAHMGRLKGDARDKAAAEGARTVPPREHGGNCDIKDLSRGSKIYFPVYVKGAGLSMGDLHFSQGDGEITFCGAIEMAGWAHLKVNLIKDGMAKYGIRNPIFKPSPIVPNYNDYLIFEGISVDEAGEQHYLDVHVAYRQACLNAIEYLKKFGYSGAQAYSILGTAPVQGHISGVVDVPNACATLFLPTQIFDFDITPNADGPTKFISGDVDMPIAQDRV, encoded by the coding sequence ATGGCTGACACCCTGATCAAGGCCGACCTGTCGCAGTCTCCCTACGAGAACGACATGATCCACAACCGCTGGCATCCGGACATCCCGATGGCGGTGACGGTCAAGCCGGGCGACGATTTCATCCTGGAATGCTACGACTGGACCGGCGGCCAGATCAAAAACGACGACGATGCCGCCGACGTCCGCGACGTCGACCTCAGCCAGGTGCATTTCCTGTCCGGCCCGGTCGGGGTCGAGGGGGCCGAGCCGGGCGACCTGCTGGTCGTCGACCTGCTCGACATCGGCGCCTTCCCGCAGCAGCAATGGGGCTTCAACGGCTTCTTCTCCAAGCAGAACGGCGGCGGCTTCCTGACCGAGCATTTTCCGCTGGCCCAGAAGTCGATCTGGGACTTCGAGGGCATGTTCACCAAGTCGCGCCACATCCCCGGCGTGCGCTTCGCCGGGCTGATCCATCCCGGCCTGATCGGCTGCCTGCCCTCGCACGACCTGCTGGCCAAGTGGAACAAGCGGGAACAGGCGCTGATCGACACCAACCCGACCCGGGTTCCCGGCCTCGCCAACCCGCCCTATGCGCCGACCGCCCATATGGGCCGGCTGAAGGGCGACGCCCGCGACAAGGCGGCGGCGGAGGGCGCCCGCACCGTGCCGCCGCGCGAGCATGGCGGCAACTGCGACATCAAGGACCTGTCGCGCGGCTCCAAGATCTATTTCCCGGTCTATGTGAAGGGCGCCGGCCTGTCGATGGGCGACCTGCATTTCAGCCAGGGCGACGGTGAGATCACCTTCTGCGGCGCCATCGAGATGGCCGGCTGGGCCCATCTGAAGGTGAACCTGATCAAGGACGGCATGGCCAAGTACGGGATCAGGAACCCGATCTTCAAGCCGAGCCCGATCGTGCCCAACTACAACGATTACCTGATCTTCGAGGGCATCTCGGTCGACGAGGCCGGCGAGCAGCATTACCTGGACGTCCATGTCGCCTACCGCCAGGCCTGCCTGAACGCCATCGAGTATCTGAAGAAGTTCGGCTATTCCGGCGCCCAGGCCTATTCGATCCTCGGCACCGCCCCGGTCCAGGGCCACATCAGCGGCGTGGTCGACGTGCCCAACGCCTGCGCCACCCTGTTCCTGCCGACCCAGATCTTCGACTTCGACATCACGCCGAATGCCGACGGCCCGACCAAGTTCATCAGCGGCGACGTCGACATGCCGATCGCGCAGGACCGCGTGTAA
- a CDS encoding FmdB family zinc ribbon protein, whose product MPMYDYECPTCGDFTEMRPMAECSLPQLCPHCETPSPRVIRVAPAFSGVSAATRAAHATNERSADRPSLLSEVGPKGKHGPGCGCCGGGSKKGRSVLRTPDGAKGFPTARPWMISH is encoded by the coding sequence ATGCCGATGTATGATTACGAGTGCCCGACCTGCGGCGACTTCACCGAGATGCGGCCGATGGCCGAATGCAGCCTGCCGCAGCTCTGTCCCCATTGCGAGACGCCGTCGCCGCGGGTGATCCGGGTGGCGCCGGCCTTCTCCGGCGTGTCCGCGGCGACGCGGGCGGCGCACGCCACCAACGAGCGCAGCGCCGACCGGCCGAGCCTGCTGTCGGAGGTCGGGCCGAAGGGCAAGCACGGTCCCGGCTGCGGCTGTTGCGGCGGCGGGAGCAAGAAGGGACGCTCGGTCCTGCGCACCCCCGACGGGGCCAAGGGCTTCCCGACCGCGAGGCCGTGGATGATCAGTCACTGA
- a CDS encoding gamma carbonic anhydrase family protein, translating into MTSENETVYETGPALAVRHPGAIIQPFRGVWPRIAADAFIAPGAVVVGDVAIGAGASVWYGCVLRGDDHSITVGPRTNIQDGTIIHVMLNEYPTVIGADVVIGHGVRMHGCTLADGCLIGIGSIVLDGAAVESGAMLAAGAVLTPRKRIPARQLWAGSPARHLRDVTDAEIEFIAFDIRHYAGLARTYREAAQG; encoded by the coding sequence ATGACCTCCGAGAACGAGACCGTCTACGAGACCGGCCCGGCCCTGGCCGTCCGCCATCCCGGCGCCATCATCCAGCCCTTCCGGGGGGTGTGGCCGCGCATCGCCGCCGATGCCTTCATCGCGCCGGGCGCGGTGGTGGTGGGCGACGTCGCCATCGGGGCCGGGGCCAGCGTCTGGTACGGCTGCGTGCTGCGCGGCGACGACCACAGCATCACGGTGGGGCCGCGCACCAACATCCAGGACGGCACCATCATCCACGTCATGCTGAACGAGTACCCCACCGTCATCGGCGCCGACGTGGTGATCGGCCATGGCGTGCGCATGCATGGCTGCACCCTGGCCGACGGCTGCCTGATCGGCATCGGCTCCATCGTGCTGGACGGGGCGGCGGTGGAGAGCGGCGCCATGCTGGCGGCCGGCGCGGTGCTGACCCCGCGCAAGCGGATTCCGGCCCGCCAGCTCTGGGCCGGCAGCCCGGCCCGGCATCTGCGCGACGTCACCGATGCCGAAATCGAGTTCATCGCCTTCGACATCCGCCATTATGCCGGCCTCGCCCGCACCTACCGCGAGGCGGCGCAGGGCTGA
- a CDS encoding transporter substrate-binding protein produces MSPAKSASTACAVVALLSAMAVPLTGSTGVATAGLVVSAALAAAAAALTHRRDAALGPLGARAVALSGAAGEAGGEAGGDPVRELAAALDRIAAAAEIRAAHEAEREAERKATEERAVRLETLTRAFENKVGHLVQTVSTAAGEMTGTATAMTGTADRSNRLSATMAAASGQASVNVQTVATATEELSASIQEIGRQVAVSAGIAGKAVEDTRRTDSVVQGLAESANRIGQVVSMIHGIAGQTNLLALNATIEAARAGEAGKGFAVVATEVKALANQTAKATEDISTQVGAIQSATAEAVDAIRGIAGTIADINEIAATIAAAVQQQGAATAEISRSVQEAARGTEEVARNIAGVTEAAADTGMAAGQVLDAAGEVSQRADQLSQEVNNFLAEVSLQAALRRRTAASGRMTGGGAAVRRSVAGGPATAAVNGTGLAVTDDSVTIGILHSATGTMALSEGGSIQAEMLAIQQINEMGGVLGRQIVIAQEDGASDWPTFADRTAKLLAGDKVAAIFGCWTSASRKAVLPMLERHNGLLYYPTFYEGLEQSRHVIYTGQEATQQILAGLDWVMREKGAKSFFLIGSDYIWPRASNAIARRHIERKGCRVVGEEYVELGHTRFEAIIAKIKASKPDVIYPIVVGGSNVAFYKQLKAAGINLGTQILLTNSVTEDEMLGIGGDYIAGAFTCAKYFQSLELPANRAFVAAFKAMWGADSVIGDVTHNAYVGPWLWKLAVEKAGSFDVARVAAASPGIVFSGAPGGETRIHENHHLWTRTRIGRARRDGQFDVVFETRDLIEPNPFPEGFRELAA; encoded by the coding sequence ATGAGCCCTGCCAAGTCCGCATCCACCGCCTGCGCCGTGGTCGCCCTGCTGTCCGCCATGGCGGTGCCGCTGACCGGCTCGACCGGAGTGGCGACCGCCGGCCTCGTCGTTTCCGCGGCGCTGGCCGCCGCCGCCGCCGCCCTGACTCACCGGCGGGATGCCGCGCTCGGTCCGCTCGGCGCCCGCGCCGTGGCGCTGTCCGGTGCGGCTGGCGAAGCTGGCGGCGAAGCTGGCGGCGACCCGGTGCGGGAGCTTGCCGCCGCGCTCGACCGCATCGCCGCCGCCGCCGAGATCCGCGCCGCCCATGAGGCGGAGCGCGAGGCCGAGCGCAAGGCGACGGAGGAGCGCGCGGTGCGGCTGGAGACGCTGACCCGCGCCTTCGAGAACAAGGTCGGCCATCTGGTGCAGACCGTCTCCACGGCGGCCGGCGAGATGACCGGGACGGCGACCGCGATGACCGGCACCGCCGACCGCAGCAACCGGCTGTCGGCGACGATGGCGGCGGCGTCCGGTCAGGCCTCGGTCAACGTCCAGACGGTGGCGACGGCCACCGAGGAGCTGTCGGCCTCGATCCAGGAGATCGGCCGTCAGGTCGCGGTATCGGCCGGCATCGCCGGCAAGGCGGTGGAGGACACGCGGCGCACCGATTCGGTGGTCCAGGGGCTGGCCGAGAGCGCCAACCGGATCGGTCAGGTGGTGTCGATGATCCACGGCATCGCCGGCCAGACCAACCTGCTGGCGCTGAACGCCACCATCGAGGCGGCCCGCGCCGGTGAGGCCGGCAAGGGCTTCGCCGTCGTCGCCACCGAGGTCAAGGCGCTTGCCAACCAGACCGCCAAGGCGACGGAGGACATCTCGACCCAGGTCGGCGCCATCCAGTCGGCGACGGCGGAGGCGGTGGACGCCATCCGCGGCATCGCCGGCACCATCGCCGACATCAACGAGATCGCCGCGACCATCGCCGCCGCCGTCCAGCAGCAGGGCGCCGCCACCGCCGAGATTTCCCGCAGCGTCCAGGAGGCCGCGCGCGGCACCGAGGAGGTCGCCCGCAACATCGCCGGCGTGACCGAGGCGGCGGCCGACACCGGCATGGCGGCTGGGCAGGTGCTCGACGCCGCCGGCGAGGTGTCGCAGCGCGCCGACCAGCTGAGCCAGGAGGTCAACAACTTCCTGGCCGAGGTCAGCCTGCAGGCCGCGCTGCGCCGGCGCACCGCCGCATCGGGGCGGATGACGGGCGGCGGCGCAGCGGTCCGGCGCAGCGTCGCCGGCGGACCGGCGACGGCGGCGGTCAACGGCACCGGGCTGGCGGTCACCGACGACAGCGTGACCATCGGCATCCTGCATTCCGCCACCGGCACCATGGCGCTCAGCGAGGGCGGGTCGATCCAGGCGGAGATGCTGGCGATCCAGCAGATCAACGAGATGGGCGGCGTGCTCGGCCGCCAGATCGTCATCGCGCAGGAGGACGGCGCCAGCGACTGGCCGACCTTCGCCGACCGGACGGCCAAGCTGCTGGCCGGGGACAAGGTGGCGGCGATCTTCGGCTGCTGGACCTCGGCCTCGCGCAAGGCGGTGCTGCCGATGCTGGAACGGCACAACGGCCTGCTCTACTACCCGACCTTCTACGAAGGGCTGGAGCAGTCCCGGCACGTCATCTACACCGGCCAGGAGGCGACCCAGCAGATCCTCGCCGGGCTGGACTGGGTGATGCGGGAGAAGGGGGCCAAATCCTTCTTCCTGATCGGCTCGGACTATATCTGGCCGCGCGCGTCCAACGCCATCGCCCGCCGCCACATCGAGCGCAAGGGCTGCCGCGTCGTCGGCGAGGAGTATGTCGAACTCGGCCACACCCGGTTCGAGGCGATCATCGCCAAGATCAAGGCGAGCAAGCCGGACGTCATCTACCCGATCGTCGTCGGCGGTTCCAACGTCGCCTTCTACAAGCAGCTGAAGGCGGCGGGGATCAACCTCGGCACCCAGATCCTGCTGACCAACAGCGTCACCGAGGACGAGATGCTGGGCATCGGCGGCGATTATATCGCCGGGGCCTTCACCTGTGCCAAATATTTCCAAAGCCTGGAGCTGCCGGCCAACCGCGCCTTCGTCGCCGCCTTCAAGGCGATGTGGGGGGCCGACAGCGTCATCGGCGACGTCACCCACAACGCCTATGTCGGCCCCTGGCTGTGGAAGCTGGCGGTCGAGAAGGCCGGCAGCTTCGACGTGGCCCGCGTCGCCGCCGCGTCGCCCGGCATCGTCTTCTCCGGCGCGCCCGGCGGCGAGACCCGCATCCACGAGAACCATCACCTGTGGACCCGGACCCGCATCGGCCGCGCCCGGCGCGACGGCCAGTTCGACGTCGTGTTCGAGACCCGCGACCTGATCGAGCCGAACCCCTTCCCGGAGGGGTTCCGCGAGCTGGCGGCTTAG
- the urtE gene encoding urea ABC transporter ATP-binding subunit UrtE, with protein sequence MLSVNQLRVSYGESEVLHGLDFAVAPNEIVAIMGRNGMGKTTLMKSLMGIVPTRSGAIRIGDTEITGLKSYERVAKGVAYVPQGRMIFPTMTVQENIETGLGVHGGRSVPGDLYELFPVLLEMKGRRGGNLSGGQQQQLAIARALATRPKVLLLDEPTEGIQPSIIREMARTLRRIRDEKGLSIIVSEQVLSFALDIADRVLVIENGEIVHEDSRDQVDEAKVARLLSV encoded by the coding sequence ATGCTGTCGGTCAATCAACTCCGCGTGTCCTATGGCGAGAGCGAGGTCCTGCACGGGCTGGACTTCGCGGTGGCGCCCAATGAGATCGTCGCCATCATGGGCCGCAACGGCATGGGCAAGACCACGCTGATGAAGTCGCTGATGGGGATCGTGCCGACCCGGTCGGGCGCCATCCGCATCGGCGACACCGAGATCACCGGCCTGAAGAGCTACGAGCGGGTGGCCAAGGGCGTCGCCTATGTCCCGCAGGGCCGCATGATCTTCCCGACCATGACGGTGCAGGAGAACATCGAGACCGGGCTCGGCGTCCATGGCGGCCGCAGCGTTCCCGGCGACCTCTACGAGCTGTTCCCGGTGCTGCTGGAGATGAAGGGCCGGCGCGGCGGCAACCTGTCGGGCGGGCAGCAGCAGCAGCTGGCCATCGCGCGGGCGCTGGCGACCAGGCCGAAGGTGCTGCTGCTGGACGAGCCGACCGAGGGCATCCAGCCGTCGATCATCCGCGAGATGGCCCGCACCCTGCGCCGCATCCGCGACGAGAAGGGGCTCAGCATCATCGTGTCGGAACAGGTGCTGAGCTTTGCGCTCGACATCGCCGACCGGGTGCTGGTGATCGAGAACGGCGAGATCGTCCATGAGGACAGCCGCGATCAGGTCGACGAGGCGAAGGTCGCGCGGCTGCTGTCGGTCTGA